Within Peptococcaceae bacterium, the genomic segment GCGGGGATTTCCGGCGTGGAGATAGAGCGGGCCGCCAACAGGGTTAAGGTTTCTATCCACACTGCCAAACCGGGGATCGTCATCGGCCGCGGCGGAGCCGAAGTGGAGAACCTGCGCAAAGAGCTGGAGAAAATGACCGGCAAAAAGGTCAGCGTAAATATCATTGAAATTAAAAAGCCCGAACTGGATTCCCAGCTGGTGGCCGAAGGCATCGCCGCGCAGCTTGTAAAAAGGGTTGCTTTCCGCCGGGCTATGAAACAGGCGGTTTCCAGGACGATGCGCCTTGGAGCGCTGGGAGTAAAAGTTTCCTGTTCCGGGCGCCTGGCAGGGGCAGAAATCGCCCGCACTGAGTGGTACAGCGAAGGGAAGGTTCCGCTGCACACGCTTAGGGCGGATATTGATTACGGCTTTGCCGAGGCCAACACAACATACGGTAAAATCGGCGTGAAGGTCTGGATCTACAAGGGCGAAGTTCTTCCTGAAGCCAAGAACAGGAAGGAGGAGAACACCGGTGCTCGTACCTAAAAAGGTGAAATTTCGCCGTCCTCACCGCGGCGTTATGAAGGGTAAAGCAAGCAGGGGAAACCAGGTTGCCTATGGAGAATACGGTTTGCAGGCCCTGGAGCACAGTTGGATTACCAACCGCCAGATCGAAGCCGCGCGTATCGCCATGACCCGCTACATCAAAAGGGGCGGGCAGGTCTGGATAAAAATATTCCCCGACAAACCCATAACGGCAAAGCCTGCCGAAACCAGGATGGGCAGCGGTAAAGGCTCGCCCGAATACTGGGTGGCAGTTGTAAAGCCGGGCCGGATCATGTTTGAAATTGCCGGCGTTGACGAGCCAACCGCACGGGAAGCCATGCGCCTGGCCGCTCATAAGCTGCCCATTAAAACGAAATTTGTAAAACGAGAGGAAATGGGTGGTGAAGCAAGTGAAAGTTAGCAAACTTCGTGACATGACCCAGGATGAACTGACCAGGAAAGTTTCCGAACTGAAAGAAGAACTTTTCAACCTTCGCTTCCAGCTTGCCACCGGGCAGCTGGAGAACCCCATGCGGATCCGGGAAGTGAAGAAAACCATCGCGCAGACTAAAACCATTCTTCGGGAAAGGGAGTTACGGGAGCAAAAGGGTTGAAAGATTAAGGCCGGGATAAAGGAGGTATCTGGTGTCTTGGAAAGAAATAAGCGGAAGACAATAACGGGCATCGTTGTCAGCGACAAGATGGATAAAACGGTGGTTGTAGCCGTGGAAAACTACGCGCAGCACCCCGTTTATAAAAAAATAATAAAACGCACCAGGA encodes:
- the rpmC gene encoding 50S ribosomal protein L29 — translated: MKVSKLRDMTQDELTRKVSELKEELFNLRFQLATGQLENPMRIREVKKTIAQTKTILRERELREQKG
- the rpsQ gene encoding 30S ribosomal protein S17 translates to MKEVSGVLERNKRKTITGIVVSDKMDKTVVVAVENYAQHPVYKKIIKRTRKYKAHDEKNECKTGDRVKLMETRPLSKEKRWRVVQIIEKAPLV
- the rplP gene encoding 50S ribosomal protein L16, which encodes MLVPKKVKFRRPHRGVMKGKASRGNQVAYGEYGLQALEHSWITNRQIEAARIAMTRYIKRGGQVWIKIFPDKPITAKPAETRMGSGKGSPEYWVAVVKPGRIMFEIAGVDEPTAREAMRLAAHKLPIKTKFVKREEMGGEASES
- the rpsC gene encoding 30S ribosomal protein S3, whose protein sequence is MGQKVHPKGLRIGIIRSWDSNWYADKNYTELLHEDIKIRDFIKEKLFLAGISGVEIERAANRVKVSIHTAKPGIVIGRGGAEVENLRKELEKMTGKKVSVNIIEIKKPELDSQLVAEGIAAQLVKRVAFRRAMKQAVSRTMRLGALGVKVSCSGRLAGAEIARTEWYSEGKVPLHTLRADIDYGFAEANTTYGKIGVKVWIYKGEVLPEAKNRKEENTGART